A single Arthrobacter sp. ERGS1:01 DNA region contains:
- a CDS encoding DUF4190 domain-containing protein, with amino-acid sequence MSNQPDQPQQYSGTPPDHTPPSYAPQPATPPAGSENPAGGQNPYGQNAYGQNAAQNYGQSPYGQNPYGQNPYSAPQTGQFTAPQFAAPTYYQGGPGYVDATSGPRGLSLASMIIGLGSLFLAGWLIIPQIVGIVLGHVALKKESPQGNPFSITGLITNYLALLIYIGIYAFVIFALMTMGDFSNGSEATWSARR; translated from the coding sequence GTGTCCAATCAACCGGATCAGCCGCAGCAATACTCCGGAACACCGCCGGACCACACACCCCCGAGCTATGCGCCGCAGCCCGCAACACCGCCGGCCGGCAGTGAAAACCCGGCAGGCGGCCAGAACCCCTACGGGCAAAACGCCTATGGGCAAAACGCCGCCCAGAACTACGGGCAAAGCCCCTACGGCCAGAACCCCTATGGCCAGAACCCGTACAGCGCCCCGCAGACCGGCCAGTTCACCGCGCCACAGTTCGCCGCACCCACCTACTACCAGGGCGGTCCGGGCTATGTTGACGCCACGAGCGGTCCCCGCGGCCTGAGCCTGGCCAGCATGATCATCGGCCTGGGGTCACTGTTCCTCGCCGGATGGCTCATCATTCCGCAGATCGTCGGAATCGTGCTGGGCCATGTGGCATTGAAGAAGGAAAGCCCGCAGGGCAACCCCTTCTCCATCACGGGACTGATCACCAACTACCTGGCCCTGCTGATCTACATCGGCATCTACGCCTTCGTGATCTTCGCCCTGATGACCATGGGTGACTTCTCCAATGGCTCGGAAGCCACCTGGTCGGCCCGGCGCTAG
- a CDS encoding peptide MFS transporter — MLLNLFSVELWERFSFYGMQGILAYYMYYSVTEGGLGIETGTALGIVGAYGGGVYLSTILGAWVADRLLGSEKVLFYSAILIMAGHLSLALIPGAAGLAIGLILIGVGSGGLKANATSLVGTLYAKDDERRDAGFSIFYMGINIGGLVGPLATGWLQVTWGFHVGFAAAAVGMALGLLQYGLTRKNLPESAHLIPNPLPAKSYGKVGALAGAAVVLIVAAVVLKLITAENLKWIIVTVVILATIAYFAVILANKTVTGVDRSRVYSFIPLFIASAVFWSLFQQQFTVVALYADKRLDRNVFGWEMPASWVTSINPVFIIILAGVFAAVWTKWGARQPGTPVKFAVSLMVMGLAYLAFIPFAGMAAVPMLAIVVILLLFTVAELMLSPVGLSLATKLAPAAFKTQMVALFFLSVSLGTAMSGVLAQWYDPANESPYFMVIGLVSIGFGVLLLVGQKPIKKLMAGVL; from the coding sequence ATGCTGCTGAACCTCTTCAGCGTCGAGCTCTGGGAACGCTTTTCCTTCTACGGCATGCAGGGCATCCTCGCCTACTACATGTACTATTCCGTCACCGAGGGCGGCCTGGGCATTGAGACCGGCACCGCGCTGGGGATTGTCGGCGCCTATGGCGGCGGCGTGTACCTCTCCACGATCCTGGGCGCCTGGGTGGCCGACAGGCTCCTGGGCTCCGAAAAGGTGCTCTTCTACAGCGCCATCCTGATCATGGCCGGCCACCTCTCACTGGCCCTGATCCCCGGCGCGGCGGGCCTGGCCATTGGCCTGATCCTGATCGGCGTCGGCTCCGGCGGGCTGAAGGCCAACGCCACCTCACTGGTGGGAACGCTCTACGCCAAGGACGACGAACGCCGCGACGCCGGCTTCTCCATCTTCTACATGGGCATCAACATCGGCGGCCTTGTCGGCCCGCTGGCCACCGGCTGGCTGCAGGTCACCTGGGGCTTCCACGTCGGCTTCGCCGCCGCCGCCGTCGGCATGGCACTGGGCCTGCTCCAGTACGGCCTGACCCGCAAGAACCTGCCGGAATCCGCCCACCTGATCCCGAACCCGCTGCCGGCCAAGAGCTACGGCAAGGTCGGCGCCCTCGCCGGTGCCGCCGTCGTACTCATCGTTGCCGCGGTGGTCCTGAAGCTCATCACCGCCGAGAACCTCAAATGGATCATCGTGACCGTGGTCATCCTCGCCACGATCGCCTACTTTGCCGTGATCCTGGCCAACAAGACCGTGACCGGCGTGGACCGCAGCCGCGTGTACTCGTTCATTCCGCTGTTCATTGCCAGCGCCGTGTTCTGGTCCCTGTTCCAGCAGCAGTTCACCGTAGTGGCACTGTATGCGGACAAGCGCCTGGACCGGAACGTGTTTGGCTGGGAAATGCCGGCCAGCTGGGTGACGTCCATCAACCCCGTCTTCATCATCATCCTGGCCGGCGTGTTCGCGGCGGTCTGGACCAAGTGGGGCGCCCGCCAGCCCGGCACACCGGTGAAGTTCGCCGTGTCGCTGATGGTCATGGGCCTGGCCTACCTGGCGTTCATCCCGTTTGCCGGCATGGCCGCCGTGCCGATGCTGGCCATCGTGGTCATCCTGCTGCTGTTCACGGTGGCCGAGCTCATGCTCTCCCCCGTGGGCCTTTCGCTGGCCACCAAGCTGGCGCCGGCCGCGTTCAAGACCCAGATGGTGGCACTGTTCTTCCTGTCCGTCTCCCTGGGCACGGCCATGTCCGGCGTACTGGCCCAGTGGTACGACCCCGCCAACGAGTCCCCGTACTTCATGGTGATCGGCCTCGTCTCGATTGGCTTCGGCGTGCTGCTGCTGGTGGGCCAAAAGCCCATCAAGAAGCTCATGGCCGGGGTGCTCTAG
- a CDS encoding rhodanese-like domain-containing protein: MSDIMNVTVAELADDAVILDVREDYEWEAGHVDGALHIPLEQLPARLDDLDPDADLNVICRTGGRSFRATAWLTENGYTAFNVVGGMGAWFEADKPMVAENGETPRVL, from the coding sequence ATGAGCGACATCATGAACGTTACCGTTGCCGAGTTGGCCGATGACGCCGTGATCCTGGATGTCCGCGAAGACTACGAGTGGGAGGCCGGGCATGTTGACGGCGCCCTGCACATCCCGCTGGAACAACTGCCCGCGCGCCTCGACGACCTTGACCCGGACGCCGACCTCAACGTCATTTGCCGCACCGGCGGGCGCTCCTTCCGTGCCACCGCCTGGCTCACCGAGAACGGCTACACCGCGTTTAACGTGGTGGGCGGCATGGGTGCCTGGTTCGAGGCCGACAAGCCCATGGTCGCCGAAAACGGCGAAACCCCGCGCGTCCTGTAG
- the pheA gene encoding prephenate dehydratase — translation MTSEPGTSSLPYTFLGPEGTFTESALLQVPGAADAERIPSTNAAAALAKVRSGAARAAMLPIENSIEGGVPATLDAISNGLELRILHEVVVPVSFVLVAPAGVTLADITHVGTHPHAWAQTRDWFQDHLPHAAYVPANSTAAAAHELLGDEPAFQAAVCAPLVAEQTGLSILAAGIEDNLGAVTRFVLVGKPGHLPEPTGADKTTLAIPLPEDHPGALMAILEQFASRGVNLNRIESRPTGQFLGHYIFSVDVDGHIRDARVADALRGLHRVSPEMRFLGSYPRADKQPPIIRSYNSDGAFGEAAAWVESLLG, via the coding sequence ATGACTTCCGAGCCCGGCACCTCCTCCCTGCCCTACACCTTCCTGGGACCGGAGGGGACGTTCACCGAATCCGCCCTGCTGCAGGTTCCCGGCGCCGCGGATGCGGAGCGGATCCCCTCCACCAACGCCGCCGCCGCGCTGGCCAAGGTGCGCTCGGGCGCGGCCCGGGCCGCCATGCTGCCCATCGAAAATTCCATCGAGGGCGGTGTTCCGGCCACCCTCGACGCCATTTCGAACGGCTTGGAACTGCGGATCCTGCACGAGGTGGTGGTGCCCGTCAGCTTCGTCCTGGTGGCCCCCGCGGGCGTAACCCTGGCGGACATCACGCACGTGGGCACGCACCCGCACGCCTGGGCGCAGACCCGGGACTGGTTCCAGGACCACCTTCCCCACGCCGCCTACGTGCCGGCCAATTCGACGGCGGCCGCCGCCCACGAATTGTTGGGCGACGAACCGGCGTTCCAGGCCGCCGTCTGTGCGCCCCTCGTGGCCGAGCAGACGGGGCTGAGCATCCTCGCCGCCGGCATCGAGGACAACCTGGGCGCCGTCACCCGTTTTGTGCTGGTGGGCAAGCCCGGCCACCTGCCCGAACCCACCGGCGCGGACAAAACCACGCTGGCCATCCCGCTGCCGGAGGACCACCCGGGCGCGCTCATGGCGATCCTGGAGCAGTTTGCCAGCAGGGGCGTGAACCTGAACCGGATCGAGTCCCGGCCCACCGGCCAATTCCTGGGCCACTACATCTTCAGCGTGGACGTGGACGGGCATATTCGTGATGCCCGCGTGGCCGACGCGCTCCGCGGCCTGCACCGGGTCAGCCCGGAAATGCGCTTCCTGGGGTCGTACCCGCGGGCGGACAAGCAGCCGCCGATCATCCGTTCCTACAATTCCGACGGCGCCTTCGGCGAGGCGGCCGCGTGGGTTGAGTCGCTGCTGGGCTAA
- a CDS encoding diacylglycerol/lipid kinase family protein, translated as MAGGAQARPKAHAQCRGRVPHKIHAAAQRVAFIYNPTKNGAEAAKTLLLRSTSVAGWPEPIFLETTAADPGYAMARAALDAKVDVVIVGGGDGTVRAVSQTLRRTEVPLAIIPLGTGNLLARNLDLDVNDIAANVQVALFGHQRHIDAGLMELENEVTGAVSVQSFMVIAGLGMDAEVMNDTNSKLKEHVGWLAYSEAGLRHMAGRRKKVSIALDDQPAQQRKVRSVLFANCGLLPGGIDFVPSAMIDDGVLDVVVVSPRSALGWMAMAGKVVFQHKNHLPVIDFYRSQNLVIRTVLPVETQVDGDPCGTATVVRVSVEPKAVLVRVAAPNTPA; from the coding sequence CTGGCTGGGGGTGCGCAAGCTCGCCCAAAAGCACACGCGCAGTGCCGTGGCCGAGTCCCGCACAAGATCCACGCGGCCGCCCAACGGGTTGCGTTCATCTACAACCCCACGAAGAACGGTGCCGAGGCGGCCAAGACGCTGCTGCTGCGCTCCACCTCCGTGGCGGGCTGGCCGGAGCCGATTTTCCTTGAGACGACGGCCGCGGACCCGGGGTACGCCATGGCGCGGGCCGCGCTCGACGCGAAGGTCGACGTCGTCATCGTGGGCGGCGGCGACGGCACGGTTCGCGCCGTCTCACAGACCCTGCGCCGCACCGAGGTGCCGCTGGCGATCATCCCGCTGGGCACGGGAAACCTGCTGGCCCGCAACCTTGACCTGGACGTCAACGACATTGCCGCCAACGTCCAGGTGGCGTTGTTCGGCCACCAGCGGCACATCGACGCCGGGCTGATGGAGCTCGAGAACGAGGTCACCGGCGCCGTGTCCGTGCAGTCCTTCATGGTCATTGCGGGCCTGGGCATGGACGCCGAGGTCATGAACGACACCAACTCGAAGCTGAAGGAGCACGTGGGCTGGCTCGCCTACAGTGAGGCCGGGCTGCGGCACATGGCCGGGCGGCGCAAGAAGGTCAGCATCGCCCTGGACGATCAACCCGCCCAGCAGCGCAAGGTCCGTTCGGTCCTGTTCGCCAACTGCGGGCTGTTGCCGGGCGGCATCGACTTTGTGCCCTCCGCCATGATCGACGACGGCGTCCTGGACGTGGTGGTGGTGAGCCCGCGCAGCGCCCTGGGCTGGATGGCGATGGCCGGAAAAGTGGTGTTCCAGCACAAGAACCACCTGCCGGTCATTGACTTTTACCGGTCCCAAAACCTGGTGATCCGCACGGTGCTGCCGGTGGAAACCCAGGTCGACGGCGACCCCTGCGGCACGGCGACCGTGGTGCGGGTGTCCGTGGAGCCGAAGGCCGTGCTGGTGCGCGTGGCCGCGCCGAACACCCCGGCGTAA
- the serS gene encoding serine--tRNA ligase — MIDVRDLCENPAKYRASQSARGADSSVVDSIIAADAARKSAISSFEALRAEQNAFGKKVAAAKGEEKQALLAEVKELAQQVKAASAASDAASAEQDALVRALPNLISDGVPEGGEDDFIVVKTVGTPRAFPDFTPKDHLEIGELIGAIDMERGAKVSGSRFYFLKGVGARLEMALLQMAMDQAIEAGFVPMITPTLVLPETMAGTGFDVAHDAEIYRLAEDDLYLVGTSEVALAGYHGNEIIDVNEPIRYAGWSSCYRREAGSHGKDTRGIIRVHQFNKVEMFVYTTPEKAAEEHQRLLAWEEEMLAKVELPYRVIDTAAGDLGGSAARKFDCEAWVPTQDAYRELTSTSNCTTYQARRLNIRERVVAEDGGKGGTRAVATLNGTLATTRWIVAILEHHQNADGSVNVPVALRKYLGGMEVFPVL, encoded by the coding sequence GTGATCGATGTAAGAGACCTCTGCGAAAATCCTGCCAAATACCGCGCCAGCCAAAGTGCCCGCGGAGCCGACTCGTCCGTGGTGGACTCCATCATCGCCGCCGACGCCGCCAGGAAGTCCGCGATCAGCTCCTTTGAGGCCCTGCGCGCCGAGCAAAACGCCTTCGGCAAGAAGGTGGCCGCCGCCAAGGGCGAGGAAAAGCAGGCCCTGCTGGCCGAGGTCAAGGAACTGGCACAACAGGTCAAGGCCGCCTCGGCCGCCTCCGACGCCGCCAGTGCCGAACAGGACGCCCTGGTGCGCGCCCTGCCCAACCTGATTTCCGATGGCGTCCCCGAGGGCGGCGAGGACGACTTCATCGTGGTCAAGACCGTCGGCACGCCGCGCGCATTCCCCGACTTCACCCCGAAGGACCACCTGGAAATCGGTGAACTGATCGGTGCCATCGACATGGAACGCGGGGCGAAGGTCTCCGGTTCACGCTTCTACTTCCTCAAGGGTGTTGGCGCTCGCCTGGAAATGGCGTTGCTGCAGATGGCCATGGACCAGGCCATCGAGGCCGGGTTCGTCCCCATGATCACCCCCACCCTGGTGCTGCCCGAAACCATGGCCGGCACCGGCTTCGACGTGGCGCACGACGCCGAAATCTACCGCCTGGCCGAGGACGACCTCTACCTGGTGGGCACCTCCGAGGTGGCCTTGGCCGGCTACCACGGCAACGAGATCATCGACGTCAACGAGCCCATCCGCTACGCCGGCTGGTCCTCCTGCTACCGCCGCGAGGCCGGTTCGCACGGCAAGGACACCCGCGGCATCATCCGTGTCCACCAGTTCAACAAGGTGGAGATGTTCGTCTACACCACGCCCGAGAAGGCGGCCGAGGAACACCAGCGGCTGCTCGCCTGGGAAGAGGAAATGCTGGCCAAGGTGGAACTGCCGTACCGCGTCATCGATACGGCCGCCGGCGATCTTGGCGGCTCCGCGGCCCGCAAGTTCGACTGCGAGGCCTGGGTGCCCACGCAGGACGCCTACCGCGAGCTGACGTCCACCTCCAACTGCACCACCTACCAGGCGCGCCGCCTGAACATCCGTGAGCGCGTTGTCGCCGAGGACGGCGGCAAGGGCGGCACCCGCGCCGTCGCCACCCTCAACGGAACACTGGCCACCACCCGCTGGATCGTGGCCATCCTGGAACACCACCAGAACGCCGACGGTTCCGTCAACGTTCCGGTGGCACTGCGCAAGTACCTGGGCGGCATGGAAGTCTTCCCGGTCCTCTAA
- a CDS encoding MFS transporter has product MKKPIPVWLAVLAASLPVFMATLDNLVVTNALPVLHEKLGASVEQLQWVVNAYTLSFATFMLLAVGLGDRFGRRRVFLAGLAIFTLASAAAALSSDPTQLIAARAVQGVGSAALMPLSLTLLVGSVSAARRPLAIGIWGGVSGLGVALGPLIGGAVVQGWNWEAIFWLNVPVGIVSMPLVFLALPNSFGARVRADVAGLLLSGVGLLAVVFGIVRGNDAGWSSPEVLAALVGGGALLVAFVVWETRAAAPLLPLRLFRDRSFTVANIVGITFSFGIFGSVFILIQFLQVVQGHSPLEAGVMTMPWTLAPMFVAPLAGMLAPRLGTRTLMITGLALLTAGIFWLAAVMTATVAYQDLVPGFLAAGIGMGLVFAPMSTAVLANMHHDDHAKASGANSTLREVGVALGVAVLTAVFTGAGGQLTPTGYVGAAIPAIYVGASVLAVATVAAFWLPSRSRARTVAAAIAAEAAPASDFSTEKANA; this is encoded by the coding sequence ATGAAAAAGCCCATTCCCGTCTGGCTGGCCGTCCTGGCCGCCTCACTGCCCGTGTTCATGGCCACCCTGGACAACCTGGTGGTCACCAACGCCCTGCCGGTCCTCCACGAAAAATTGGGTGCCAGCGTCGAACAGCTGCAATGGGTGGTCAACGCCTACACGCTGAGCTTTGCCACCTTCATGCTGCTGGCCGTGGGCCTCGGCGACAGGTTTGGCCGGCGCCGCGTCTTTCTGGCCGGGCTTGCCATTTTCACCCTGGCGTCGGCCGCGGCCGCCCTCAGCTCCGATCCCACCCAACTCATTGCCGCCCGGGCCGTGCAGGGTGTAGGCTCGGCGGCCCTGATGCCGCTGTCCCTGACGCTGCTGGTGGGCTCCGTCAGCGCCGCGCGCCGGCCCCTGGCCATCGGCATCTGGGGCGGCGTCTCCGGATTGGGTGTTGCCCTGGGCCCGCTGATTGGCGGGGCCGTGGTGCAGGGCTGGAACTGGGAGGCCATCTTCTGGCTGAACGTGCCGGTGGGAATCGTGTCGATGCCGCTGGTGTTCCTGGCCCTGCCGAACAGCTTTGGCGCCCGCGTCCGGGCCGATGTCGCCGGGCTGCTGCTTTCCGGCGTTGGCCTGCTGGCCGTGGTGTTTGGCATTGTGCGCGGGAACGACGCCGGCTGGTCAAGTCCCGAGGTGCTGGCGGCCCTGGTGGGCGGCGGGGCCCTGCTCGTGGCGTTCGTGGTGTGGGAAACCCGGGCCGCCGCTCCCCTGCTGCCGCTTCGGCTGTTCCGCGACCGTAGTTTCACGGTGGCGAACATTGTGGGCATCACCTTCAGCTTCGGCATCTTCGGCTCGGTGTTCATCCTGATCCAGTTCCTGCAGGTGGTGCAGGGTCACAGCCCGCTGGAGGCCGGCGTCATGACGATGCCGTGGACGCTGGCCCCCATGTTCGTGGCTCCCCTGGCCGGCATGCTTGCCCCGCGCCTGGGCACCCGCACCCTCATGATCACCGGCCTGGCGTTGCTCACGGCGGGAATCTTCTGGCTCGCGGCCGTCATGACCGCCACGGTCGCCTACCAGGACCTGGTGCCCGGCTTCCTCGCCGCGGGCATCGGCATGGGCCTGGTGTTCGCTCCCATGTCGACGGCCGTGCTGGCCAATATGCACCACGACGACCACGCCAAGGCCTCCGGCGCCAACTCAACCCTGCGCGAGGTGGGTGTGGCGCTCGGCGTTGCCGTGCTGACTGCGGTCTTCACGGGCGCCGGCGGACAGTTGACGCCCACCGGATACGTCGGCGCGGCCATCCCGGCCATCTATGTGGGAGCCTCGGTCCTGGCCGTCGCCACGGTGGCCGCATTCTGGCTGCCGTCCCGGAGCCGGGCCCGCACCGTTGCCGCGGCGATCGCAGCGGAGGCGGCGCCGGCGTCGGACTTTTCCACAGAAAAGGCAAACGCCTAG
- a CDS encoding TetR/AcrR family transcriptional regulator encodes MVKKTSEVTPATRIPAAERRGLILEAATGVFAQRGYAGATTDQIARAAGISQPYVVRMFGSKEQLFLEAFDRALGTVLDAFRAVIAAYDAGELAEQVAAMDPAAGTRREDHLKYFMAVTYVDLIEDRGILMMLMQSFVAGHEPVIGPRSRDGFLAMFALIREEAGMDADAARDFLAQGMLMNTLISLRLPELYGQDAGADELLECTLRAKLSMVLDASRAEAAFR; translated from the coding sequence GTGGTGAAGAAAACTAGCGAAGTTACCCCGGCAACCCGCATCCCGGCCGCCGAGCGCCGCGGGCTCATCCTCGAGGCGGCCACCGGCGTGTTCGCCCAACGGGGCTACGCCGGTGCCACCACAGACCAGATTGCCCGGGCCGCCGGCATCAGCCAGCCCTATGTGGTGCGCATGTTCGGCAGCAAGGAACAACTGTTCCTGGAGGCCTTCGACCGGGCCCTGGGCACCGTGCTCGACGCCTTCCGCGCCGTCATCGCCGCCTACGACGCCGGCGAGCTGGCCGAGCAGGTCGCGGCCATGGACCCCGCCGCGGGCACCCGCCGCGAGGACCACCTGAAGTACTTCATGGCGGTGACGTATGTGGACCTGATTGAGGACCGCGGCATCCTCATGATGCTCATGCAGTCGTTCGTGGCCGGCCATGAACCCGTGATCGGCCCGCGCTCCCGCGACGGTTTCTTGGCGATGTTCGCGCTCATCCGCGAGGAGGCCGGCATGGACGCCGACGCCGCCCGCGACTTCCTGGCCCAGGGCATGCTCATGAACACGCTGATCAGCCTGCGCCTGCCTGAGCTTTACGGGCAGGACGCCGGCGCCGACGAGCTCCTTGAATGCACGCTCAGGGCCAAGCTGTCCATGGTGCTGGACGCCAGCCGGGCCGAGGCCGCCTTCCGCTGA
- a CDS encoding HAD family hydrolase, translating into MTMTTNMAGPGIDDRATSAQITTFNRYLVALDVDGTLVDHDGIMSDAVRATTRAVVNAGHEVIIATGRSLGAVLPIVEMIGLERGYAVCSNGGVTLRLDPALERGYEIIDRVTFSPRDALTTLREKISGARFALEDADGNFLATSRFQDASFGIEAREVDFHHLLEANAVRVVVNSAEASMEEFSAAISAAGLQGVTYAVGWSAWLDIAAAGVTKATALEKLRARLGVAQPRTVAIGDGSNDIQMLRWAGRGVAMGQAEADVKAVADEVTTSVYDDGAAAVLRSLLG; encoded by the coding sequence ATGACTATGACAACGAATATGGCAGGACCCGGCATCGACGACCGGGCAACATCCGCACAAATCACCACTTTCAACCGCTACCTGGTGGCCCTTGACGTCGACGGCACGCTGGTGGACCACGACGGCATCATGAGCGACGCCGTCCGCGCCACCACCCGCGCCGTGGTCAACGCCGGGCACGAGGTCATCATCGCCACGGGCCGCTCACTGGGCGCCGTCTTGCCGATCGTGGAGATGATCGGCCTGGAGCGCGGCTACGCCGTCTGCTCCAACGGCGGCGTCACCCTGCGCCTGGACCCCGCACTGGAGCGCGGCTACGAAATCATCGACCGGGTCACCTTCAGCCCCCGGGACGCACTGACCACGCTGCGCGAGAAAATCTCCGGGGCTCGGTTCGCATTGGAGGACGCGGACGGGAACTTCCTGGCCACCTCCCGCTTCCAGGACGCGAGCTTTGGCATCGAGGCCCGCGAAGTGGACTTCCACCACCTCCTGGAGGCCAACGCCGTGCGCGTGGTGGTCAACAGCGCCGAGGCCAGCATGGAGGAATTCTCCGCCGCCATCTCCGCGGCCGGGCTGCAAGGGGTGACCTACGCCGTCGGCTGGAGCGCCTGGCTGGACATTGCCGCTGCCGGCGTCACGAAGGCCACCGCCCTGGAAAAGCTGCGTGCCCGCCTGGGCGTTGCGCAGCCCCGGACCGTGGCGATCGGCGACGGAAGCAATGACATCCAGATGCTCCGCTGGGCCGGGCGCGGCGTCGCCATGGGCCAGGCCGAGGCCGACGTCAAGGCTGTTGCCGACGAGGTCACCACCTCCGTGTACGACGACGGCGCCGCGGCGGTCCTGCGCAGCCTGCTCGGCTGA
- a CDS encoding DoxX family protein yields MLIALWIVTGILAALFAMAGSMKVITPYGDVREKMEWVEAINAGQLKTIGALEVLGAAGMILPAATGIAPWLTPVAAVALLAMMVVAVALHLRRKEPFLPSLILGVVALVVAVGWVAFA; encoded by the coding sequence ATGTTGATCGCCCTTTGGATCGTCACCGGTATCCTTGCAGCCCTCTTCGCCATGGCGGGATCCATGAAAGTCATCACGCCCTACGGTGACGTGCGCGAGAAGATGGAGTGGGTGGAGGCGATCAACGCCGGGCAATTGAAGACGATCGGCGCGCTCGAGGTGCTCGGTGCCGCCGGCATGATCCTGCCGGCCGCGACGGGAATCGCGCCCTGGCTTACGCCCGTGGCCGCTGTTGCGCTTCTCGCCATGATGGTCGTTGCGGTGGCCCTGCACCTGCGCCGGAAGGAACCGTTCCTCCCCAGCTTGATCCTCGGCGTCGTCGCCCTGGTCGTGGCCGTCGGTTGGGTCGCATTCGCCTGA
- a CDS encoding winged helix-turn-helix transcriptional regulator yields MQSGLEQTPEPIHVHGDTEGAAMCSVENPASRVIREVLARVGDKWSLLVIGLLHDGPLRFTEIQRSVDGISHRMLTQTLRSLERDGLVSRKSYAEIPPRVEYAVTPLGRSLSEPVITLVGWAADNHRSILDARATYDGPGA; encoded by the coding sequence ATGCAAAGCGGTCTTGAACAAACACCCGAACCCATCCACGTGCACGGCGACACCGAAGGTGCCGCGATGTGCAGCGTGGAGAACCCCGCCAGCCGGGTGATCCGCGAGGTCCTTGCCCGCGTCGGAGACAAGTGGAGCCTGCTGGTCATTGGGCTCCTGCATGACGGACCGTTGCGGTTTACCGAAATTCAACGCAGCGTCGACGGAATCTCGCACCGGATGCTCACCCAGACGCTGCGCAGCCTGGAACGTGACGGGCTCGTCTCACGAAAAAGCTACGCGGAGATCCCGCCGCGGGTCGAGTACGCGGTAACCCCGCTGGGCCGCTCCCTGTCCGAGCCGGTCATCACCCTCGTGGGCTGGGCAGCGGACAACCACCGTTCGATCCTCGACGCACGGGCAACATATGACGGCCCCGGCGCCTAG
- a CDS encoding PrsW family glutamic-type intramembrane protease has product MSTIAAPPAALAHHHRHGWWWKALLTGLVLWGLTVWVTAVTMNSNLIPTLILLGSFLVPFCVVLFVLERIVGNVTTLQVILAFLVGGICGVLGASLLEADLPANVFTYVGVGFIEEFVKGAILVIIGWKVLPKTARQGALLGAAVGAGFAAFESAGYAFNAVITAEGFDLGTMLQTEALRAILTPVGHVLWTAILGAVLFGAARGRARYRFSFTIIAAYVVVALLHGLWDSMSGITSLVALLLTGTTISDMRFGFIPASSQAAAAPLGSVLYVVGVALTAVAGILVLWTVLRRHAKAARVLAAGTVAVEPAPSPSQPTTQPPWTS; this is encoded by the coding sequence ATGAGCACCATTGCGGCGCCACCCGCGGCCCTAGCGCACCATCACCGGCACGGCTGGTGGTGGAAGGCCCTGCTGACAGGACTTGTCCTCTGGGGGCTGACCGTGTGGGTCACGGCCGTGACCATGAACAGCAACCTGATTCCCACACTCATCCTGCTGGGCAGCTTCCTGGTGCCGTTCTGCGTCGTGTTGTTTGTCCTTGAACGCATCGTCGGCAACGTCACCACCCTCCAGGTGATCCTGGCCTTCCTGGTCGGCGGGATCTGCGGAGTCCTGGGCGCATCACTGCTGGAAGCCGACCTGCCGGCGAATGTCTTCACCTACGTTGGCGTGGGATTCATCGAGGAATTCGTCAAGGGCGCCATCCTCGTCATCATCGGCTGGAAGGTGCTGCCGAAAACCGCCAGGCAGGGCGCCCTGCTCGGGGCCGCCGTCGGCGCCGGGTTCGCCGCGTTTGAATCGGCCGGCTATGCGTTCAACGCCGTCATCACGGCAGAGGGCTTTGACCTGGGCACCATGTTGCAGACGGAGGCCCTGCGCGCCATCCTTACGCCCGTTGGCCACGTGCTGTGGACGGCAATCCTTGGCGCAGTCCTGTTCGGTGCCGCCCGCGGGCGCGCCCGGTACAGGTTCAGCTTCACCATCATCGCCGCCTATGTGGTGGTGGCCCTGTTGCACGGGCTGTGGGATTCCATGAGCGGCATCACTTCCCTGGTGGCCCTGCTGCTGACCGGGACCACCATCTCCGACATGCGATTCGGCTTCATCCCGGCCAGTTCCCAGGCGGCCGCCGCGCCCTTGGGGTCGGTCCTTTACGTGGTGGGGGTGGCCCTCACGGCAGTGGCCGGGATCCTGGTGCTGTGGACGGTCCTGCGGCGCCACGCCAAGGCCGCCCGGGTGCTCGCCGCCGGTACGGTCGCCGTCGAACCGGCTCCGTCGCCGTCTCAGCCCACTACGCAGCCGCCCTGGACGTCATAA